Proteins from a genomic interval of Microtus ochrogaster isolate Prairie Vole_2 unplaced genomic scaffold, MicOch1.0 UNK11, whole genome shotgun sequence:
- the LOC113458241 gene encoding shieldin complex subunit 3-like yields MDYCRMTTEVILHYRPYEKDPTQLAKIAEKAIQDFPTHPLSRFIPWFSQDGSKLPLKPKRLPPVISREAAESVKQYLAISEPSVKSQSYDCTVDLLEFHPSVETQPLLQSHALHEQTNSGTPGGISGNRKQHQKRSWSVSLASKHCPEKSFPLSKKLRDSLKTLHLHSLHRARWTLEYSVCNKQTLEDIWTKLTRLIRHNELPSCNATIQRQLGQIWVFCDIMYCEYVGGLLKERLSLIGKINLFVRKYGVIFSM; encoded by the coding sequence ATGGATTACTGCAGAATGACCACGGAAGTGATACTACATTATCGGCCATATGAAAAAGATCCCACACAACTGGCAAAAATTGCAGAAAAGGCAATTCAAGACTTTCCAACCCACCCGCTATCAAGATTTATTCCTTGGTTTTCACAAGATGGGTCCAAACTGCCGCTCAAGCCTAAAAGACTACCACCAGTCATTTCTAGAGAGGCTGCTGAGAGTGTAAAACAGTACTTAGCCATTTCAGAACCTAGTGTTAAATCTCAGAGCTATGATTGCACAGTAGATCTTCTGGAGTTCCATCCTAGTGTGGAAACGCAGCCCCTGCTCCAGTCACACGCGCTGCATGAGCAGACTAATTCTGGAACTCCAGGTGGCAtttcaggaaacaggaagcagcaCCAGAAGAGATCCTGGAGTGTTTCACTTGCCAGCAAACACTGTCCAGAAAAGAGTTTTCCTTTGTCTAAGAAATTGCGAGATAGTTTAAAGACATTACATTTGCACTCCCTTCATAGAGCAAGATGGACATTAGAATACAGTGTTTGTAACAAGCAGACTCTGGAAGACATTTGGACAAAACTCACTCGCCTCATCCGGCACAATGAACTTCCCTCGTGTAATGCCACCATCCAGAGACAGTTAGGCCAGATATGGGTGTTCTGTGATATTATGTACTGTGAATATGTAGGAGGTCTTCTTAAAGAAAGATTATCTCTTATTGgaaagattaatttatttgttcGTAAATATGGTGTTATTTTTAGTATGTAA